One Alosa alosa isolate M-15738 ecotype Scorff River chromosome 22, AALO_Geno_1.1, whole genome shotgun sequence DNA segment encodes these proteins:
- the ush1gb gene encoding LOW QUALITY PROTEIN: Usher syndrome type-1G protein homolog (The sequence of the model RefSeq protein was modified relative to this genomic sequence to represent the inferred CDS: inserted 1 base in 1 codon) produces MNDKYHRAARDGYLDLLRQATRKELNLPDEDGMTPTLWAAYHGNLDALRLIVGRGGDPDRCDIWGNTPLHLAAANGHLNCLSFLVSFGANVWCLDNDCHTPLDMAAAKSHMDCVRYLDSIAAKQATLNPKLVGKLKERAFKMAERRVKECLKLQQKHHQRMERHFQRESTAAAMDNSDTMSFSSYTSGSTLSRKLPQFNTVNSTMTYSQATLHSTGKGKTKIQRKLEKKKQGDGTFKIYEDGRKSVRSLSGLQMGSDVMFVKQGTYVPARDQRAASRLNIRHMFAGDADDDEDRADTVSRALSDPGLHEAALSEVSADSGRDSLFTRPGLGTMVFRRNYATRTGSALLFPGEGSVVGSEPAGRAPNVRLRGPLPSRRSPSLDEDSTVGSALSLGGXGWEEAELLGLDEVDVEGAALDPVTGPLEVFLVAQGLGEFMAIFRRERIDLEALLLCSEKDLSSIHIPLGPRKKILEACRRRLDVLDEPEAMGDTQL; encoded by the exons ATGAATGACAAATACCACCGGGCAGCCAGGGATGGCTACCTGGACTTGCTCCGGCAGGCCACTCGGAAGGAGCTCAATTTGCCGGATGAAGATGGTATGACGCCGACACTATGGGCCGCCTACCACGGGAACCTGGACGCCTTAAGGCTTATTGTAGGACGTGG TGGCGACCCCGACCGCTGCGACATCTGGGgcaacactcccctccatctcgCCGCTGCCAACGGCCACCTCAACTGCCTGTCCTTCCTGGTCTCGTTCGGCGCCAATGTGTGGTGCCTGGACAACGACTGCCACACGCCCCTGGACATGGCCGCTGCCAAGAGCCACATGGACTGCGTGCGCTACCTGGACTCCATCGCCGCCAAGCAGGCCACGCTCAACCCCAAGCTGGTGGGCAAGCTGAAGGAGCGGGCGTTCAAGATGGCCGAGCGGAGGGTCAAGGAGTGCCTGAAACTGCAGCAGAAGCACCACCAGCGGATGGAGCGCCACTTCCAGAGGGAGTCGACGGCGGCGGCGATGGATAACTCGGACACAATGAGCTTTTCCAGTTACACCAGCGGGAGCACGCTCAGTCGCAAGCTGCCTCAGTTCAACACGGTCAACTCCACCATGACATACTCACAG GCCACACTCCATTCCACTGGCAAAGGCAAGACCAAGATCCAGAGGAAGCTGGAGAAGAAAAAGCAGGGCGATGGCACGTTCAAGATCTACGAGGACGGCCGCAAGAGCGTGCGCTCGCTGTCCGGCCTGCAGATGGGCAGCGACGTTATGTTTGTCAAGCAGGGCACGTACGTGCCGGCCCGTGACCAACGTGCTGCGTCGCGCCTCAACATCCGCCACATGTTCGCTGGCGATGCCGATGATGACGAGGACAGAGCGGACACGGTGTCGCGGGCGCTGAGTGACCCGGGGCTCCACGAGGCCGCCTTGTCGGAGGTGAGCGCCGACTCGGGACGGGACTCGCTGTTCACCCGTCCGGGGCTGGGCACCATGGTGTTCCGGCGGAACTATGCCACAAGGACAGGCAGCGCCCTCCTCTTCCCGGGCGAGGGCAGCGTAGTGGGCAGCGAGCCCGCCGGACGAGCCCCCAACGTGCGGCTCCGCGGGCCGCTGCCCTCCAGGAGGTCGCCCAGCCTGGACGAGGACAGCACCGTGGGCAGTGCGCTGtcgctggggg gggggtgggaggaggcgGAGCTACTTGGGCTCGATGAGGTGGATGTGGAGGGAGCGGCACTGGACCCAGTGACCGGGCCTTTGGAGGTGTTCTTGGTGGCTCAGGGCCTGGGGGAGTTCATGGCCATATTCAG GAGGGAGCGGATTGACCTGGAGGCCCTGCTGCTGTGTTCGGAGAAGGACCTGAGCAGCATCCACATCCCCCTCGGGCCCCGCAAGAAGATCTTAGAGGCCTGCAGGAGACGCTTGGACGTCCTGGACGAGCCAGAGGCCATGGGGGACACCCAGCTGTGA
- the LOC125287829 gene encoding proton channel OTOP2-like, producing MQSGTGHSEKALGSAELDASWEPTDGPQPGSDLGHAPHPDPLLIWAPTGQRLLSGLLGLNLVLFGAALVVGNAFHPQGLRHQEPLLYLLVLMVLSMAWMLCYLFWGRRLPGASPHKDHHAGGITVTVVLMTFSGFSLLLHVFKMGYNIMMIDCKPATNVIFPFIEAPFLGLQAYLIWAHSKDCIHKHKILTRCGLIILLTADLLLWLNSVSDDTVHQEIEMEKEEAEGNTTEIDSPEDKLIYAFNNSTQCQCRLHPPCLMFRKGIEVLFPFNIEFYLMAGCMIYVMWKNVGRRIDTAAHSHQTQKFTLRVVYTGGIFLGLLLGLLVLVVGLTIFVLYQVWVSQEERQLTAFLLFYGYHLVVMPLMSLCSLAGVLVHKLDRRAHEDGHNPTRSLDVMLLVVTALGQLALSYFSLVAALADGVGDPPLGALDLSYSLLSLLELVLQNVFIIEGLHRHPSLRKGRARGRSLIFKKRKTSQEVTVVDGPVAHSLVDEGKAAPAPPSGEESNSNHNITRRVIQEICSFLILANIMLWVIPAFGAHPQFKNNVGKEFYGFTAWFILVNMGQPLCVFYRMHSVGALMELLILA from the exons ATGCAGTCTGGGACTGGACACTCAGAAAAAGCTTTGGGGAGCGCAGAGCTGGACGCATCTTGGGAGCCCACTGATGGCCCCCAGCCAGGTTCCGATCTGGGACACGCACCGCACCCCGACCCGCTCCTTATCTGGGCCCCCACTGGACAGAGACTGCTGTCTGGGCTGCTGGGCCTGAACCTGGTGCTCTTTGGCGCTGCCCTGGTGGTGGGGAATGCCTTCCACCCGCAGGGCTTGCGACACCAAGAACCCCTGCTGTACCTGCTGGTGCTAATGGTGCTGAGCATGGCCTGGATGCTGTGCTACCTCTTCTGGGGCAGGAGGCTGCCCGGGGCGTCCCCACACAAGGACCACCATGCAGGGGGTATCACCGTCACAG TGGTTCTCATGACCTTTTCTGGATTCAGTCTCCTGTTGCATGTGTTCAAAATGGGCTACAACATAATGATGATCGACTGTAAGCCAGCCACCAATGTCATCTTCCCCTTTATTGAAGCTCCTTTCCTGGGACTGCAG GCCTATTTGATCTGGGCACACTCCAAGGACTGCATTCACAAGCACAAGATTCTCACCAG GTGTGGACTGATTATCCTGCTCACTGCGGACTTACTGCTGTGGCTGAACTCCGTGAGTGATGACACAGTCCATcaggagatagagatggagaaggaggaggcagAAGGGAACACCACAGAGATAGATTCACCTGAAG ACAAACTCATTTACGCATTCAATAACTCAACACAATGTCAGTGCCGCTTGCACCCCCCCTGCTTAATGTTCCGGAAGGGCATCGAGGTCCTCTTCCCTTTCAACATCGAGTTCTACCTGATGGCCGGCTGCATGATTTACGTTATGTGGAAGAACGTGGGCCGTCGTATCGATACGGCCGCACATTCTCACCAGACACAGAAGTTTACGCTCCGCGTCGTCTACACGGGGGGCATCTTCCTCGGCCTGCTGCTGGGTCTCCTGGTCCTCGTGGTGGGCTTGACCATCTTCGTCCTGTACCAGGTGTGGGTGAGCCAGGAGGAGCGCCAGCTCACCGCCTTCCTGCTCTTCTACGGCTACCACCTGGTGGTGATGCCCCTCATGTCGCTCTGCTCCTTGGCGGGCGTGCTGGTGCACAAGCTGGACAGGCGGGCGCACGAGGACGGACACAACCCCACGCGCAGCCTGGACGTGATGCTGCTGGTGGTGACGGCGCTCGGACAGCTGGCGCTCTCCTACTTCTCGCTGGTGGCGGCGCTGGCCGACGGGGTCGGAGACCCCCCTCTCGGAGCGCTGGATCTGTCGTACTCGCTGCTCAGCCTGCTGGAGCTGGTCCTGCAGAACGTCTTCATCATCGAGGGGCTCCACCGGCACCCCAGCCTCAGAAAGGGCAGGGCTAGAGGCAGGAGCCTCATCTTTAAG AAGAGGAAAACCAGTCAGGAAGTGACAGTGGTAGATGGACCAGTAGCCCATTCTCTGGTGGACGAGGGGAAAGCAGCACCAGCACCCCCTAGTGGAGAAGAATCAAATAGCAATCATAACATAACCAGGAGGGTGATCCAAGAGATCTGCTCCTTTCTCATTCTCGCCAACATCATG CTGTGGGTGATCCCAGCGTTCGGGGCCCACCCTCAGTTCAAGAACAACGTGGGGAAGGAGTTCTACGGCTTCACGGCCTGGTTCATCCTGGTGAACATGGGCCAGCCGCTATGCGTCTTCTACCGGATGCACTCAGTGGGGGCCCTCATGGAGCTACTAATCTTGGCCTGA